From the genome of Cyanobacterium sp. T60_A2020_053:
AGAGAAGATAACGCAACTCATCCACCCTGTTGCCATCATTCAAACCACCAAGAGGATTAAGACTGGTTAACATTTCCGTTAACTTGCCAGTGGTATCATAAATCAATACCTTTGCTTCCAAAGACGCACCGATTAACTTTTTATTACGCGCATCATCTAAAATTTTGTTAACCCCCGTGCGAATATTGCGTAAATCCTGCCATTTTTGGGCAAATTCACCGCTTTTCACCCATTGGGGTTCTAATTTGACCCAACCAGCCTCAAACACTGAATTAGACGGCTTTTCGTAGGGCAAATTCTGCCAAATATCCTCCGCCATGTGACATAAAACCGGTGCGATTGCCTTCGTCAAATTTTCCAAAATAATCGCCATGACAGTTTGACAACTGCGACGACGAGGAGAATTAACATCAGAAATATACAATCTATCTTTGGCAATATCCAGATAGAAATTAGACAAATCAACTACGCAAAAATTCTGTACTTTTTGGAAGAATTTAAAAAATTGATAAGTCTCAAATGCTTCTGTAATTTCGCTAAAAACAGCGTGGGTTTCATGTAAAATATACTGATCTAATTCTGGTAAATCTTCATAACTTACCGCATCTTTTGAAGGATCAAAATCATGTAGATTACCAATCAAAAATCGAGCCGTATTACGAATTTTACGGTAAACATCCGCTAATTGTTTAATGATATTATCACCAATGCGCACGTCACCAGAGTAATCAGTGGAAGACACCCATAAACGTAGTACATCTGCACCATAAGGCGGTTGTTGTTTTTGATTTTTGCCACCATTGATGATTAAATTAGGATCGACCACATTACCGATAGATTTACTCATTTTCATGCCTTTTTCATCCAAGACAAAACCGTGAGTTAACACCGTTTGATAAGGTGCGATGCCATTTACTGCTACACTGGTTAACAAACTGGATTGAAACCAGCCTCGATGTTGATCCGATCCTTCCAAATAAAGATCAACAGGGTATTTTAACTCCTCGCGCTGTTTGGCAACGGCTGCCCAAGATGAGCCTGAATCAAACCAAACATCCATAGTATCCATACCCTTGCGGTAAGTTTTGCCGTTATTACGATAACTTTCAGGTAATAATTCTTCTGTGGATAACTCCCACCACGCATCCGATCCCTTTTCTCTGATAATATCTCGGATATGGTTGATGGTTTCCTCGTTTAATAAAGGTTCATTGGTTGTAGTATCATAAAATACAGGAATAGGTAAGCCCCAAGTGCGCTGACGAGAAATACACCAGTCGCTTCTGTCTCCCACCATAGGAGTGATACGATTTTCACCTTGGGCGGGAATCCATTTAACTTGTTTGATTGCTTGTAATGCCAAGTCACGGAAACCATCCACAGAGGCAAACCATTGCTCAGTGGCACGGAAAATGGTAGGCTTTTTGGTGCGCCAGTCATAGGGATATTTATGAGGGTAGGCTTCTTCTTTCAATAGGCTATTTTTAGCGGTTAAAGCATCGATAATGGCTTGATTAGCGCCCTTCAACACATTTAAACCCTCAAATTCTCCAGCTTCCGCCGTGAAATTGCCTTTATCATCCACAGGTGAAAGAATAGGCAAATGATATTTTTGTCCTGTGATATAATCTTCTTGTCCGTGGCCGGGCGCTGTATGTACTAATCCTGTACCAGATTCTGTGGTAATATAATCACCGCCGATAACTACGGGGCTTTCTCTGTCAAAAAGGGGATGTTGGTAGGTAGAAAGTTCTAATTCTTCCCCTTTAATAACGGTTTTGATGATTAATTCACAACCGAAAGTATTGCCTAATTTTTCTACCAAATCTTTAGCAACAATCAAATATTTCTCCCCCCTTTTTAAGGGGGGTTGGGGGGGATCATTTTCTCCTTTTAAGGAGGTTTGGGAGGGATTATTTTGCGGTGTTACTTCCACCACAGCATAATCAAGATTACCGTTAACCGCCACAGCCAAGTTAGCTGGAATTGTCCAAGGAGTAGTAGTCCAAATTGCTACACTCAGATTAGGCATATATTGGGCGAGGGAGGGCGCTTTTTCACTTAATTTTGTAACCGTAAAACTAGCATAGATACTACGAGAAACATGGTTATCAGGATATTCTAATTCTGCCTCAGCTAAAGCGGTTTGAGAACTTGGACTCCAATGCACGGGTTTTAAGCCACGATAGATATAACCTTTCAGCGCCATTTCTCCAAATACTTCAATCTGCGCCGCTTCATATTCAGGTTTCAGGGTTAAATAAGGGTTTTCCCAGTCTCCCCAAATACCATAACGCTTAAATCCTTCCGCTTGTTCGACGTGCGCTTTGATGGCAAAATCTTTAGCTTTTTGACGAAGGGTAATGGGGGTTAATTCGTCTCTTTCTTTCTGTTTTAAACTCTGCAATACTTTTAACTCGATGGGTAAACCGTGGCAATCCCAACCGGGGACATATCTAACTTTATGCCCTTGCAATAATTTATACTTGTTAATAATATCCTTGAGGACTTTGTTTAAAGCGTGTCCCATGTGCAGACTACCATTAGCGTAGGGTGGCCCATCATGAAGGATAAATAAATCTTTAGGATTATTTTGACCTAATTTCTCATAAACCTGCTCTATTGCCCAAAATTCCTGCAATTCAGGCTCTTTTTTCACGGCATTGGCTCTCATGTCAAAGCCTGTTTTGGGTAAATTAACGGTATCTTTATAGCTTTTCTGTTCAGTCACGATGGATTCTTGAATTAGTATAATATTTCTCTTTATGTGATTGTATCGTGAACAGGAATTAACAAAGAAAATAAAGTGCTATAGTTATTTTGCACACCAAGTCATCTTTTTAGAAAAATCAATTATGTTAGAGTTTGTTGCTAGTATATTTCGTGTTTTCATTCCTGAGTCAATAGAAGATCAAAATTCCTCTATTACTTATCTTAAACTATCTGCTGGTTTAGCTTTCGCTTTTTGCATTATTGCAGGTGCATTTTTGATTTTAAGTGGTTTTCTTACTATGACAACAGAAACTTTTGGAAGTGTTAGTATGAGCAATGCTACCATAATGATTTGTCTTGGTAGCTTAATTGCATGGTTAACATTAACAAAAATTGGAGTAAGAAGAAACTAATTTGGAAGTATTTAACATATTTTTTTGTAATAAAAACAAATACTATCAGGTAAATCCTCATAGAGTTAGCATTGTCTAGCAATGAGGATTTTTTATAGATTCGTGAACTGCGATTATGATTAAGATAGAATTAAACAG
Proteins encoded in this window:
- the ileS gene encoding isoleucine--tRNA ligase; this translates as MTEQKSYKDTVNLPKTGFDMRANAVKKEPELQEFWAIEQVYEKLGQNNPKDLFILHDGPPYANGSLHMGHALNKVLKDIINKYKLLQGHKVRYVPGWDCHGLPIELKVLQSLKQKERDELTPITLRQKAKDFAIKAHVEQAEGFKRYGIWGDWENPYLTLKPEYEAAQIEVFGEMALKGYIYRGLKPVHWSPSSQTALAEAELEYPDNHVSRSIYASFTVTKLSEKAPSLAQYMPNLSVAIWTTTPWTIPANLAVAVNGNLDYAVVEVTPQNNPSQTSLKGENDPPQPPLKRGEKYLIVAKDLVEKLGNTFGCELIIKTVIKGEELELSTYQHPLFDRESPVVIGGDYITTESGTGLVHTAPGHGQEDYITGQKYHLPILSPVDDKGNFTAEAGEFEGLNVLKGANQAIIDALTAKNSLLKEEAYPHKYPYDWRTKKPTIFRATEQWFASVDGFRDLALQAIKQVKWIPAQGENRITPMVGDRSDWCISRQRTWGLPIPVFYDTTTNEPLLNEETINHIRDIIREKGSDAWWELSTEELLPESYRNNGKTYRKGMDTMDVWFDSGSSWAAVAKQREELKYPVDLYLEGSDQHRGWFQSSLLTSVAVNGIAPYQTVLTHGFVLDEKGMKMSKSIGNVVDPNLIINGGKNQKQQPPYGADVLRLWVSSTDYSGDVRIGDNIIKQLADVYRKIRNTARFLIGNLHDFDPSKDAVSYEDLPELDQYILHETHAVFSEITEAFETYQFFKFFQKVQNFCVVDLSNFYLDIAKDRLYISDVNSPRRRSCQTVMAIILENLTKAIAPVLCHMAEDIWQNLPYEKPSNSVFEAGWVKLEPQWVKSGEFAQKWQDLRNIRTGVNKILDDARNKKLIGASLEAKVLIYDTTGKLTEMLTSLNPLGGLNDGNRVDELRYLLLVSQVELVSDESVLNACEYKGEILLNNTTLKVAVEGAGGHKCERCWNYSTTVGSFSDEPLICDRCKEALTGNF